CCCCTCGCTTTCGGACGGCGCGAGCGCGTTGCGCGCAGTTGGATCTCTCCTGGGCCTTTCGCCGCTGTTTCTTCTGTTCTACCGGTACGACTACCCGCTCAGATTGCGGTGGACTCTATGGATTGCCCTCATCCCGGCGGCGGCCCTATTCGGGAGCGGGTCGCCTCAGGCCGTTGCGGTGGTCCTGGCGGCGTACTTCTTCTTCACGGTAATTCTCTGGGGATCTTTGTACTACCACTTGAGGATCGGAGCGCCTTGGACCAACTTCACACGGTTCTGGCGCATGGTGATCGAAAACCCGGACCCTACGAGCGGCAACTTTCTGGAGCAGGTCCCGAAGGTCCTTCTAATCGTTTTTCTGTTCCAGCACCTTGCAGCCGACTTTTCGCTGCCGGTAGTGGCAGGGGTGGAGATATTTGTGGGAGCCCTCGCGGTGGCGACAGTCCTGCTGCACCAGTGGTTTTTCACCTGGGCGCCGCCTGTGCCGCTGGAGCCCCGCCGTCTGCCGACCTCGAAGCACGGGCGCGTGGCGAGCAGGGTCATCGTTATTGTGATCGACGGCTGTCGCGCCGACCGTCTCCGAGAGGCGCGGACGCCATGCATAGACCGTCTGCGGCAGGAAGGCACGGCATTCACGGACCTCAGGACGGTTTACCCTGCCCGGACCGTGACCTGCTTCAGCTCTATGCTCACCGGCGCGGGGCCAAAGGTGCACGGCATGGGGAGCAACTTCGTGCCCAGCCTCGGCGTCAAATGCGAGTCTGTCTTCGGTCCGTTGCGCGCGCAGGGCCTCAAAGGGAAAGTGGTGGGCATCGCCCACCTGATCGATGCATTCGGGCACGACGACGTGGCCACTGTCACCGCCGTCATGCACAACGACGAGATCGACCATGCCCTTGTGGCGCGCGCTAAGGCCGTCATGGAGGCGGAAGACCCCGACCTGCTGGTGCTCCATCTCATCAGCGTGGACCAGGCCGGCCACTCTCGCGGCAGCTACAACCGGGAATACCTGGAAAAGATCGAGCAGACGGACGGTATCATCGATGAGTTCCTGGGCTGGTGCGAGCGGACGGGGAGGCTGGCGGACGCCACCGTCATAATCACGTCTGACCACGGCCAGGGGAAGGGGATAGGTGGGCACGGTCACCTGACGCCGCCGGAGGCCGTTGTGCCAGGCGGCCTCTGGGGGGCAGGCGTGGATCCTGGCAGGGTAGTAGATGAGCAACGATCGATCATCGATATTGCGCCAACGATTTCACAGCTACTTGGCGTCGCGCCGCCTGAAATGTCTGCAGGCCGGAGCCTGCTTTCGACCGTTGACGATGCGGCGGCGCCCACCGCAATAATCATCCCTGCATATAACGAAGCGGAGGGCCTGCCGGCCGTCCTTTTGGCGCTGCCGAGGCACTCATTGCAGCGGCCGGTGGTAATAGTGGTAGACGACGGCTCTACCGACTCCACCGCCGAGACGGCGACGCAGCATGGAGCGGATGTAGTCGTTCGCCATGCACGAAACCTCGGCCTTGGAGCAGCGCTACGGACCGGCATGCGAGAGGCGGTGAGGCTGGACTGCCGGGCGGCGGTATATATCGATGCCGATGGGGAGTACGACCCGGCGGATATCCCGAAGGTGCTGGAGCCGGTGCTGGACGGCACCGCTGACTATGTGTTGGGATCGAGATATCGGGGAAAGTGCGTCGGCCAGCGGCCGGTAAGGTACATAGGTAATAAGCTCCTGAATGCAGCAGTCACAGTCCTCTCCGGCCGCGTCATATCGGACGGGCAGACGGGACTGCGCGCATTTTCAAGGCGCGCGCTGGAGTGCGCCGAGATCGTCCACAATTATAACCACGCGCAGGTGCTGACCCTTGACCTTCTCAAGAAGGGCATGCGCCTTGCGCAGGTGCCCATTTCCTACCGCACCCGCAAATATGGACGGTCGTTTATAGGTCCGGCGTACCTGTGGCGCGTGCCCACAGCTATGTTAAGAGAGATACTGACTGCCTGAAGGATGTGCATCAACATGAAGTGGCCCGCTCTGTCTCCAGTTAGCAGTCTCGCAATGGTTGCTGTCTCCACTCTCACTGTGTTGGCGACGGGCTGCGCAGATAAGCCGGGGGAAGACAGGCCCGGCATCACCATCCTTAACGGCGTGGACGGGAACGTCTCCGTCTCCGCCGTGGACCCCCCTCCGACACCGGCGCCGACAATCGGACCGCCCCAAATCTACTTCCTGGAGACGGATGTTCAGCCGCAAGCCAACATCGCGCTGGACGTTCGGGACATGCTGGCGATCGTGGCGCCGGCGGCCGGCGGCGGGGCGGTAGACTGGGCGGCGGTTGCGGCGATCTACGAGAACGGCCGCTATTCCAAAACGGTGGCCAGCGCATTGCGCTCGCTCAGCGGCATGGCGATGGCCACCCACCCGTCCGCGCACGCGGCAATCGACGCCGCGCTCAAAGGCACCGGGGCGAGCGCAGGCGCATCCGACATCGCCCGTGTGGAGGCCGTGCGGGCGGGGACGCTCGCCGTTGTGCGTGCGCAGGTATTAACCGAGTTGGCCGCAGCGAGAGCGAGGCTCGCGGATGGGAAGGGGAGCGAGGCAGTTGCGGCGGTGGACGCCGCCTGGGCCTTCTACGCCGGCGCGACCGATGAAACAGGCGGCAGGCCGTTCCTCCTACTTGCCATGTCCAGACGTGGCCAACCCCAAAGCCAGTTGGACGACTCTATTCAGAAGGCCATGGCAGGCATGCAGGGCGCCGCCAAGCGTGGCGATCTGGCGGCTTTTGACCGGGCGCATGCGGACGCGTTGAATGGCCTGGGCGAAGTCCTTTAGCCCCGCCCGGCTCAGATCACTCGCCGCGCCGGCGATGTTCGCCCTGCTGGTTGCGGCATATGCGTTCTCTGTGGACATCCGCGCCTCCCGCGGGGCGACGATAACGGGCGACGAGCCGTTCTACCTCATCACGACCCAGAGCCTCCTGGAGGACGGCGACCTGGACCTGGCCAACCAGTACGAATCGCGGTCGTACGCCTCTTTCTTCGACCACAAGGACGGACTGTGGAGGCAGTCCGTGCCGGACGGGGACGGGCGAATCCTCAGCCCACACAATATCGGCCTGTCCGTGTACCTGCTCCCCGGATTCGCGCTGGCTGGCAGGCTGGGCGCGCAGGTACAGCTCCTGCTCACGGCGGCGCTGCTGTTTGCGCTTGCTTACGTTTTCACAGCCCGTGTCACAGGCGCTGCGTTGCTGAGCTGGCTGGCCACGCTGGCTGTTGCGCTGTGCGCCACTCCGTTCGTCTACGCGACAGAGATATACCCGGAGATCCCGGCGGCGCTGGCACTCATCGCGGCGCTGCTCCTGGTTCCGCTGCGTGGCCGCGCCGGAGCCGGTAGGGCGCTCCTGTTCGTCCTGGCAGTCTTGGCGCTGCCGTGGCTCGGAGTGAAGTACTTCCCGCTGGGACTTATCGCAACCGCGTGCTTTCTCTGGCGCGCGACGTGGTCGGGCAGGGCGGCGCTCGCCGGTGGGGGGCTGGCGCTGGGCCTGCACTACGTCTGGTTCCACCTCCACACCTACGGCGGCCTCACGCCCTACAACGTGAACATGGTCTACGCGGGCGAGGGCGTCGCGCAGCTTCTGGACAGCCATGTGGCGTTCGGGACACGCTTCTACCGGCTCTGGGGCATCCTCATAGACGAGCGCTTCGGCCTGGGGCGCTGGTCGCCTTTTCTGCTGCTGGCGATTCCCGGGGCGGTGCTTGCGATGTCCCGCGACACTATGAGCAGGCTCGTTGCAGCACTGATCGGGGCGCAGCTCCTGATCGCCACTTTTGTCGTCATAACCATGATGGGCTGGTGGTTCCCGGGCAGGACGATGGCGACCGTAGTCCCGCTGTTTGCCGTTCCGATCGTCCTGTACCTCAAGGAGGGCAGGGCGTGGGCCAGGGCGCTGGCGGTCGCGCTTGCGGCATACAGCCTGGCCGTTACCGCCTCGCTGGCTTTCTCGGGACATGTCCGGGAAATTGTAGTCGCGGTGGACCCGTTCGAGATGGGTGCGCCGTTCTTCCGCCACCTCAAGCCGCTGTTTCCTGACTACCGGCTCTGGAATGAAGAGACGTACATCGTTACTGCTGCCTGGCTCGCACTGGGAGCGGTTTCAGTTGCTGCTGCCGTATGGGAGGCGCTACGGGAGGGATAGAGGAGAGGGAAAAGCCAAACACAAGTCTTGCAGACAGTATACCGCATGCGGTATACTGCTGGAGGAACGCAGGATGAAGCAGTACCTTGACGAGGCCGGGCGAATTGTCACTTTCACTGACGCGGCGGCCGCCGAGATACCGAAGAAGCACCGGGAGATGACAGGTCTGCTGGACCAGATTCCTGTCGTTCTTGCTTCGCCGGATGCCCGCCGCCCGTCCCGCTGGGACCCGCGGTCAAGGCTTTTCTACCGGTTCTATCCCAATGTGTGGGAAGGCGACAAGTACATCTGCGTAGCTGTGAAGTACCTGCCGGGTGAGGCCTACGTGGTTACGGCCTACGTGGTGAATGAAGTCCCGGACATCCCATGAGGTGGAAAGAAATGGAAACGCAAGAGCGAAGGCAGGTCAGGGTTACCTATGACGCCTTTGGAGACATACTCGAGGTGCTCTGGGAGGATGCTGAAGGGTCGTACGTCGGCACGAACGATGATCGCGTGCTCGCGAGGTTGGACTCTTCCGGAAGGATAATCGGCATGATGGTCCAACACGCCAGCACTGCAATGGACCAGAATGCCATCGACGCTGTGCTCGTTGGCGGTCCCCAGCCGGAGCCTGCCGTGCCGGTGCGCGTCGCCGCTGAGAGGCTCGGCGTCAGCGAGCGCCGCGTGCGCCAGTTGCTTGCGGAAGGGCGGTTCGAAGGCGCGCGGCTTGTTGGGCGGGACTGGATCATCCCCCAACCCATCGCTATCACACCCGCGCGCTATGGCAGGGTCGGAGTCGCCCGGAGAATAGCGGAGTCAAAGGCGCCGTATATCACCGGCAACAATAAGACTACTGAGTGATACAGGAAGACGAAAAGCCCGGCCATTCGGCCGGGTTTTTCCATTAGACGTGGCGCCGGATATGCCTTGGGGATCTGGTCCTCCGGCACTATCGATTTGTCCTGGGGGTAGTAGCCGATCGTCTTGCGGCCGTGGTCCAGGTCGTACAGCGGCCAGTTGCTGTCGGAGGCGCCGTAGACCCTGACATGCTTGCCGCCGTCGTAGCGGATGGCTGCGTCGAATACTGCGGCGCAGTCGCGCGGGCTGAGCATGTGTGGGTGGGTTACCTTCTCTCGGGTCGGGTCCATGTTGCCGATACGCACAGAGACGATGCTCATGCCGTGTTTGGCGGAGTACATGTCGCCCATTGCTTCGCCAAATACCTTCGTGATCGAGTAGTAGCTCTCCGGTCTCGGCAGCGTCTCCGCCGTGCGGGTCATGCTTTGCGGGTAGTACGAGCTCGGGACCACACCGCCCCTGCTGGCAAATGCGATGTGCTTGACCCCAAGCTTGGCCGCCGACTCGTACACGTTGTACGTGCCCTTCATCGATTGGAGGGACGGCTCCCAATCGTGCCCCAGGTATGCCAGGTGCATCACACCGTCCATCCCCTTCATCGCGTTGTAGACCGCGTCCCAGTCCGCTACCCCTCCGATAACGCTGTCCTTGTACATGGGCATAGGGACCACATCCATCCCGCGAAGCTCATGTTTAGTGCCCAGATATTTCGCTATGGTACTTCCGACCTTACCTGCCGCGCCGATGACTAGAACACGCATGTAGAGACTCCTTGGATATTCCATTTTCGGACTGATGGCGTATTCTAGGCCCATGTGTTGTGGACGGCAAGTTGTCGCTCCCCTACAATATCGGCCAGCTACTTTTCGAGGTGCCGACACATGCCGAACCTGCCTCCGATCCCGGACGCGCAGCTTACTGAGCTCCGGGAGATCCCTACCCAGACGATCATCGACGCGCTGTGGGTCAAGAATTGGCCGCAGACTTACATAGAGGGCGCGCGGCCGCTGAAGCCCGGTCAGAAGATGGCAGGCCGCGCCGTGACGCTGCGCTTCGTCCCGCATCGGCCCGACCTGGTCGAGGACAAGCCGAAGGGCGAGCAGTCCGCAGAGTACGTCGCGTTTGAGCTGTGCGGACCCGGCGAGGTGCTTGTTGTCGACGCGATGCGGTGGGGCTACGCCTCCATCGGCGGCGACATCAAGTTCCTGCGCCTGCACCAGCGCAAGGTCGGAGGCCTGGTGACGGACGCCTCCGTCCGCGACAGCGGCACGCTGAAGGGCTACAACTTCCCGGTATTTTCCTACAGCACTACTGCCAAGCAGGGTCCCGCCGATTTCTGGCCGTGGCAGGTGAACGATGCGATCCAGTGCGGCGGCGTCCTGGTGCGCCCCGGCGACGGCATCGTGGGCGATGACGACGGCGTGGTGGTGGTGCCGCGCTCGATGGTAGACACAGTAATCCAGGTCGCGAAGCAGAGGGAGGACGTGGAGCACATCATCAAGCAGCAGCTTGAGATAGAGCAGTGTTCGCCGGGCAAGTACTACCCGTTCAACGAGCGGACGTGGAAGCTATACGAGGAGAAGACGGGCCGCAAGCGGCCGGGGTAAGACGGTAGCTGGTAGTAGGTAGTTGGTGGTTGGCTAACAGCCGAAGACTTGAACACCTAAGCAAGAGACAAAGGCAGGCAAAAGATGGCAACGGCGGTGAATATCTGCGATTTCCCCAATTCCTATGTGCTCTGGCGCGGCGGCGCGCCGATCAACGACAAGCGCAAGCCCGGCCACATGCCGTGGGAGAACTCCGTCCGGGTGCAGATGGATGCGCGGTGCGAGATCACTAACGAGAAGACCGGCAAGACCGAGCACTACGTCCTCATCGCCCCGTGCCGCACGGAGTGGATGTACCGCAACGAGATTCTGTGGCAGAACCCCAACCGCGAGTTCTGCGGCATCTACGGCGAGGGCTGGTCGGTCGCGGGCCACGTGGAGGTGCTGGAGTACGCCGAGGGCCGCCGCGACTTCAAGACGCCGCGCCCGATCAAGGAAGTCTTCATGGAGTTCAGCCTGACGGTCAAGAACCACCAGAAGGTGCAGATGCTCAAGAGCGACGCGGAGGTGATCGAGGCCACGAACAAGGGGCTTCCCATCATCGCGCGCACGGAGATTCTCAACGAGGCAAACGGCCTGAAGGCGATGATGGAGTACCCGATCAAGACGATGAACTACAACGACCACAACGTCCGCATGCAGGTGGACACCGGCCCGCTCTTGTTCGCGGACCTGGAGTCCAACGTCTCGAACAACATCGAGCGCATGAACGTCTCGTTCGTCTGCTACAACAACTACGAGGTCGCGGAGTTCGTCCTCCGCCACTCGCGCAGCGTCACGGACAACACGGGCAAGCAGCACATCTTCGCCGCGTACGACGACATCCGCCGCGTGCCGGTCAAGACCACGTTCTACGTGGCGGGGAAGCTTTAGGAGGAAGGGTTCCGGGTGCCGGGTGTTAGGTGCTGGGTTTCGGATCTAACCCCAGCACCCAGAACCCCTAGTTCTTCAGCGGCTTGCCGTTCTTGAGCACGTAGTCGATGCGCTCCAGCGTCTTCGGCTCAGGGCAGAGGGCCATGAGCGCCCCGCGCTCCAGCTCCAGCACGTCCTCCTCGGACATGTAGCCGCCCGCCGGGCGGTCTCCGCCTGTGAGCACCCGCGCGAGCTTGCCCGCCACCTTCACGTCGTGCTCGGACGCCTTGCCTTGCTCCTGCGCCTGCTTGACCGGCGCGAGCAGCTTCTCGGCCGCGCCGGCGCCCAGGACGCGTATCTGTAGCTGCACAGGCTTCGGTGACAGGGCGGGTCTCTTCGAGCGTATCTCCAGCACCGCCTGCTTCGCTAAGAACAGCAGGTGGTCGGCGTTGGCGCTCTCGCTGTCCGTCGGTCTGAGGAAGCCGAGAGAGCGGGCCTCCGTGGCGCTGCCGGATGTCTTGCCCATGTTGATTGTGGCGAATACCTTCTCTACGGCGTCGTAGGCCGCCTTGTCGGTATTCGCGTCCGCCGCGCTGCCGCCGAGGCCGCCGGGGACCTTCTCCAGCGCGCGGATCAGCATCTCCTTGCACCCGCCGCCTGCCGGGACGATGCCCGCCAGCGTCTCCACCAGGCCCATTGACAGCTCCGTCCCCGCGACCATCCTGTGACCGTGCAGCGATATCTCCGCGCCTCCGCCGAGCGCGAGGCCGAAGGGCGCGGTCACAACGGTCGCCTTGAGCCGCTTGACCGCCAACAGGCCGTACTGGAACCTGCGGATCATGGTGTCGATCTCGTTCCATTCACCCGCGTTGGCGGTATCCAGGACCAGCTTCAGGTTGAAGCCCACCGAGAAGTTCGGCCGCACGTGGCTGCTGATGACGAGGCCCTGGAAGTCATTCTCAACCTTCTGTGCGGCCTTCTCGATCATCTCCAGCATCTCCATGCCGATCGCCTGCTTGGCCGAGTGGAAGTCGAGGAACGCTACGCCGTCGCCGATGTCGAAGAGCGTCGCGCCGGGGTTCTCGATAACCGACCTACCGGCGCGCTTGAGGCCGTCGTACGAGATCTCGCGGGAGCTCTGGGAGACGGGCTTGTACTTGCCCGCCGTGCCGAGCTGCTGTGTCGCGCCGCCCTGGTGCTGGTACAATGTGCCGCCGGTCGCGGCTATCTTCTCCACCCACGTCGGGATGGGCAGGCCGTCGGCCTTCATGCGCTTCGTTGCCTCCGCCACTCCGAGGGCGTCCCACGCCTCGAACGGGCCGAGCTCCCACGCGAAGCCCCACTTCATCGCGCGGTCGATGCTCACGATGTCGTCCGCCACGACGCCGACCATCTTCGCGGAATACGCCATTACGCCCGATAGGGCCTTCCACGCGAGCTGCCCGGCGGGGTCGTTGTAGGAGACGAGCTTCTTGAGGCGTTCGCCGGGGTTGTCGATGCGACGGACGGCGTTCAGCGACTCCGCCTCCAGCTTGCGGCCGGGGCGGTACTCCAGCGTCTTGTGGTCCAGCGTCAGGATGCTGGACTTGCCGCCGTCCGTGGAGCGCTTGAAGAACCCCTGGCCCTTCTTCTCGCCCGCCATCCCCTTCTTAAGCATTTCGCGCATATACTGCGGCACGGCGAACACCTTCTGCTCCCATGGGTCGCCGGTGATCTTGAGCACGTTCTCGCAGACGTCGATCATGACATCGATGCCGATTAGGTCGATGGTGCGGAACGTGGCGGAGCTTGGCCTCGCCGAGGCGGGGCCTGTGACCGCGTCTACATCGTCCGCGCCGAAGCTCAGGTCGTCCATCGCGTGCAGCGCGGCCATGAGGCTGAAAATGCCCACACGGTTGCCGATGAAGTTGGGCACGTCCTTCGCCTTCACGACGCCCTTGCCGAGCGTGTTCTCGGCGAACGCGGACAGGCCGGCGAACACCTGCGGCGAAGTCTCCGCGGTCGGGATGACCTCCAGCAGCTTGAGGTACCGCGGAGGGTTGAAGAAGTGCGCGCCGAGGAATCGAGAGCGCATGTCCTTCGGCAGCGCCTCCGCGATGATCGCGATGCGAATGCCGGAGGTGTTGGTGCTGGCGATGGCAGTAGGCTTGATGTGCTTCGCGGCCTTCGACCAGATCGCCTTCTTGATGTCGAGGTTCTCCGATACGGCCTCAATGACCCAGTCGGCGTCCGCCAGCTTTGCGATGTCGTCGTCGAAATTGCCCGGCGTGATGCGCTCCAGCGACGCCGCGCAGTCCACGGCTGGCGGGCGCATCGTGGAAAGGCGCTCCTTCGCTCCCTTTGCCATCTTGCTGCGGTCGCCATCGGTGGAGGGCAGGTCCAGCAGCAGCGTCCTGATGCCGCGGTTGGCCAGCAGCGCCGCTATCTGTGAGCCCATTGTGCCGGCGCCCAGCACGGCGGCGGACTTGATTTCGATCTGGTTGGTCGTCATTCGGTGAGTTCCTTGAATGAGGGGTACGGCCCCGATTCGAAGACTTCCCGATTCCCAGGGGTCATACGGGATCTGCGACATCGGGGTTCAAAGCAAGGTACAGGGTACGGGGTACTGGTGAGCGAAGGCAAGGGGAGGGGAGGAAGTTGTGAGTTAGGAGTTCAGAGTAGAGAGTTTGAAAGCAAAAAGAAGTGGCCCCGGACAACAGGGGCCACTTCAGATAATACTATGGCTCGGGGAACGATGTCAGGACAAAGCCTCCGCCGCCGGCTTTCTTGCGCACGACGACGACGTTCTTCTTTGTGTCCTTTAGGCGCTTGGCCTTCCTCTCGCGGCCCTTCTTGTCCATGACGTTATGCTCGTCAAGATATCCACCGATGTTGCCGCCGCTGGTGTGGCGGACGGCCTTCGTGGCGTTGGCGGCGACGCTGGGGTCGAAGAGCCAGGTGTTGGTCTCCGATTTGTTGGCCTTCAGGTTGTCGTTCACGGCCGTCTCCGCAGTGGCCTTGTCGGGGTAAGAAGATGCCACATCTATGCCCTGCGCAGTGATTCGGCCGGTGAGGTATTCGTTGCCTTTGCCGACGTGGCGGTCGATCGTGTGCCCGCCGCCGGCCTCCTCGGTATCGAGGTCGACGCCCGGGTCGTCGTTGATCTTTGTGAAGTCGCGCTGGACCGCGCCCGGCTCCGCCTTCGCCTGGGCAATCCGGTTGGCGAGGCGCTGCACGTGCGCATTTCCGTATGTCCGCTGGATGTCCTGCGCGACCGATGCCCGCTGCATGGCCGCGCCTGGCCGGGGCGCGCCTGCGACGGCGAGGGCGGAGGCCTGCCTGTCGAACGTGGCCTCGCTGAAGTCCGTGCCTAACGGCGCTTCAATTCCCACGTCCTGGGCAGGGGCCGCCTCTTTGCCGGTATCCCTTGAAGGGGCGTCGTGCTGTTTGGATTCGTGACGCACACGCGTCTTTCCGCCGTCCCTACCACCTGTGTTGGACATATTTCCCCCCCCTGTTACCGGCGCATAATAGCACAGGCCCGCAACATTGTCGTGCCCGAATTTTGCGCCGCTACGTACGTGTCCCCCTCATTCGAGCAGCCACCGCACGGCGCGCTCGACGAACAGTTTGTTGTCCCCCTCATCAATCAACCCTTTGCCCGGGTAGTCGGTGCCCTTCGTCCCCAGCAGGCCGCAGTTTGCAATGGCGAACAGGCGGCCCTGGCCGACCCCCGGGTCGCCGCGGCGGCCGTCCAGGGCGACTGCGAATGCGCGGGCGTAGGGCGTTTTGCCGGCGACCAGGTCTCCCGCCGTCATAGGGACCCAGGCGACCACCTGGCCTGCGCCGTAGATTACGCTGCCGCACGAGTTGAAGACGATCGTTCTCACAGCGCGCTCACCTGAGCGACCGAGAGTAACAGGATGGTCCTTGACCAGCCTCGCGGGTATATGGGCCAGCCTGTCCGGTATCTTGAAGGAGGAGTTTTCAAAGCCAAGGCCGAACCGTCGCGCGAGGGTGTCGTCCTCTGCGTGGAAGGGAGCGTGAGTCGAGAGGTGAAACAGGCGGCCCCCTGTTTTGACGTACCGCTGGATCGAATCGAGCTCATCCGGGTCAAACGGCGCAGTGCGTATTGGGATAATCAGGAGGTCGCACTCGCTCAGCGCGGCCGGAGTCATACGACCGTCGCTGAAGACCGCTTCGGCGCCGGTGCTCTCCCTCAGTAACTCAAGGAATGTTTTCAGCCTGAGCCCTTTTACATCCGGGTGCTCGGTGTGGGCCTGCACCTGGAAGGTATTCCTGTCTATCACTATCCTCATCTGGTTGCTCCACCTGTGGAATTGTGGCGATTTTAGTTTCCGCGCCGCAACGTTACAATAGGGGCCGCCGCATCGCGACCTGTCAAAGGAGCACCCTGAATGGCATCAACAGTCATGACCGTCAACGGACCGGTCCCCGCCGACAACCTCGGCTTCACAACGCCCCATGAGCACATCTTCCTGGACCTGATGCGGGACAACTGGTCGATGAACAACTTCCTGAACGACCCCGAGTTGGCATACCAGGAGCTGATGCACTTCAAGCGCGCCGGCGGCGTCACGCTCGTCGACCTGACCAGTGGCGGGCTGAAGGAGAACGACCAGCACGTCCTTCCCGTGAAGCACCCGCTTGCCATCAGGGATATGGCGCAGCGCACCGGTCTGAACATCGTTCTCGGGTGCGGCTGGTACCGGGAGACGTACTACCCGCAGTACCTGTGGAGGGCGAAGACCGACCAGATAACAGAGGAGATGGTGCGGGACGTGACGGTCGGCATTGACGGCACGGAGGTGAAGGCGGGTGCCATCGGCGAGATCGGCGCACACTTCACCTGGCTATCTCCTGTAGAAGAGCGCGTCCTCCGGGCCGCCGCGCGGGCGCAGAAGAAGACGGGCGTCGCCTTCGCCACCCACGCCACCCGCGGGCCGGTGGGACTGGACCAGCTCGACATCCTTAAGGAGGAGGGAGCGGACCTGAGCAGGGTGGTCGTTGCGCACTCATGCTCGCACCCGTACCTGGAGTACCAGGTGGAGATTGCCCGCCGCGGCGCTTACATCTCCTTCGATAGCCAGGGCGCTTGGCCCGAGTACGCGCAGGAGGGGCAGCTAAGACTCCTGAAGCAGGTCATCGACGCGGGC
Above is a genomic segment from SAR202 cluster bacterium containing:
- a CDS encoding glycosyltransferase, with the translated sequence MRVYIYPTILYILIKPDSMPIRRTMSPLHMHTNHIGPTSRLNVADLARRTGKARLFLALALTLLFSAVLARSVDRSGLAEAVGGLLSRPWLLAAFVGAFGAAFVFRAIAWRVLLKTPAPLPSLTRILHGVLFANHVLPISAGDVVRPYLAARRGIPMAEGAATTIVARMVDFTVLLVLSSLLMLWAATGAATAMKALLLPAACLLLGAAALLLPQAHRLPRLPWRLHLPFQALAAAVQEIGPRRIVSAAAWTLPSWALDGAVLYVASIAMGTGIPFHAAVAATAFTVLFQTFRFTPGGIGVYEATMAGALALYGVPLQEGLTLALLAHGLKFAYSLTVAPALVMIELRGPVSNPPGVVRGLRSDARKASAFEVAAARAWNIVNEGKPFTVVFTLAIILVLTFPSLSDGASALRAVGSLLGLSPLFLLFYRYDYPLRLRWTLWIALIPAAALFGSGSPQAVAVVLAAYFFFTVILWGSLYYHLRIGAPWTNFTRFWRMVIENPDPTSGNFLEQVPKVLLIVFLFQHLAADFSLPVVAGVEIFVGALAVATVLLHQWFFTWAPPVPLEPRRLPTSKHGRVASRVIVIVIDGCRADRLREARTPCIDRLRQEGTAFTDLRTVYPARTVTCFSSMLTGAGPKVHGMGSNFVPSLGVKCESVFGPLRAQGLKGKVVGIAHLIDAFGHDDVATVTAVMHNDEIDHALVARAKAVMEAEDPDLLVLHLISVDQAGHSRGSYNREYLEKIEQTDGIIDEFLGWCERTGRLADATVIITSDHGQGKGIGGHGHLTPPEAVVPGGLWGAGVDPGRVVDEQRSIIDIAPTISQLLGVAPPEMSAGRSLLSTVDDAAAPTAIIIPAYNEAEGLPAVLLALPRHSLQRPVVIVVDDGSTDSTAETATQHGADVVVRHARNLGLGAALRTGMREAVRLDCRAAVYIDADGEYDPADIPKVLEPVLDGTADYVLGSRYRGKCVGQRPVRYIGNKLLNAAVTVLSGRVISDGQTGLRAFSRRALECAEIVHNYNHAQVLTLDLLKKGMRLAQVPISYRTRKYGRSFIGPAYLWRVPTAMLREILTA
- a CDS encoding DUF2283 domain-containing protein; the protein is MRWKEMETQERRQVRVTYDAFGDILEVLWEDAEGSYVGTNDDRVLARLDSSGRIIGMMVQHASTAMDQNAIDAVLVGGPQPEPAVPVRVAAERLGVSERRVRQLLAEGRFEGARLVGRDWIIPQPIAITPARYGRVGVARRIAESKAPYITGNNKTTE
- a CDS encoding NAD(P)-dependent oxidoreductase; this translates as MRDEAQRHGAACHLLTGLQRPRALYVSLRPILDPQRVDDRLGRDLPELSKLRVRDRRQVRHVSAPRKVAGRYCRGATTCRPQHMGLEYAISPKMEYPRSLYMRVLVIGAAGKVGSTIAKYLGTKHELRGMDVVPMPMYKDSVIGGVADWDAVYNAMKGMDGVMHLAYLGHDWEPSLQSMKGTYNVYESAAKLGVKHIAFASRGGVVPSSYYPQSMTRTAETLPRPESYYSITKVFGEAMGDMYSAKHGMSIVSVRIGNMDPTREKVTHPHMLSPRDCAAVFDAAIRYDGGKHVRVYGASDSNWPLYDLDHGRKTIGYYPQDKSIVPEDQIPKAYPAPRLMEKPGRMAGLFVFLYHSVVLLLPVIYGAFDSAILRATPTLP
- a CDS encoding ribonuclease activity regulator RraA, translated to MPNLPPIPDAQLTELREIPTQTIIDALWVKNWPQTYIEGARPLKPGQKMAGRAVTLRFVPHRPDLVEDKPKGEQSAEYVAFELCGPGEVLVVDAMRWGYASIGGDIKFLRLHQRKVGGLVTDASVRDSGTLKGYNFPVFSYSTTAKQGPADFWPWQVNDAIQCGGVLVRPGDGIVGDDDGVVVVPRSMVDTVIQVAKQREDVEHIIKQQLEIEQCSPGKYYPFNERTWKLYEEKTGRKRPG
- a CDS encoding 3-hydroxyacyl-CoA dehydrogenase/enoyl-CoA hydratase family protein, with the protein product MTTNQIEIKSAAVLGAGTMGSQIAALLANRGIRTLLLDLPSTDGDRSKMAKGAKERLSTMRPPAVDCAASLERITPGNFDDDIAKLADADWVIEAVSENLDIKKAIWSKAAKHIKPTAIASTNTSGIRIAIIAEALPKDMRSRFLGAHFFNPPRYLKLLEVIPTAETSPQVFAGLSAFAENTLGKGVVKAKDVPNFIGNRVGIFSLMAALHAMDDLSFGADDVDAVTGPASARPSSATFRTIDLIGIDVMIDVCENVLKITGDPWEQKVFAVPQYMREMLKKGMAGEKKGQGFFKRSTDGGKSSILTLDHKTLEYRPGRKLEAESLNAVRRIDNPGERLKKLVSYNDPAGQLAWKALSGVMAYSAKMVGVVADDIVSIDRAMKWGFAWELGPFEAWDALGVAEATKRMKADGLPIPTWVEKIAATGGTLYQHQGGATQQLGTAGKYKPVSQSSREISYDGLKRAGRSVIENPGATLFDIGDGVAFLDFHSAKQAIGMEMLEMIEKAAQKVENDFQGLVISSHVRPNFSVGFNLKLVLDTANAGEWNEIDTMIRRFQYGLLAVKRLKATVVTAPFGLALGGGAEISLHGHRMVAGTELSMGLVETLAGIVPAGGGCKEMLIRALEKVPGGLGGSAADANTDKAAYDAVEKVFATINMGKTSGSATEARSLGFLRPTDSESANADHLLFLAKQAVLEIRSKRPALSPKPVQLQIRVLGAGAAEKLLAPVKQAQEQGKASEHDVKVAGKLARVLTGGDRPAGGYMSEEDVLELERGALMALCPEPKTLERIDYVLKNGKPLKN